A genomic window from Elaeis guineensis isolate ETL-2024a chromosome 3, EG11, whole genome shotgun sequence includes:
- the LOC105041178 gene encoding putative E3 ubiquitin-protein ligase SINA-like 9, with product MARFSLEDEEEEMADGRRRKKRSGGAEEIDRRSPKRGKKLKTKGKKEMGNEVEGEEEAEVAAVEEEGGEGGDVEEEEEEEEKEAEQGDGGMSFGKENGDGVSVRIDPDVLDCSICYEPLRPPLFQCSNGHVACCSCWSKLDHKCYLCSHEISFSRNLALEKIVESIKISCRHAKYGCRRTINYTQRDHHEETCIYAPCHCPVSDCTYSGSTVMLSAHFSSKHSKSSKRFCYGQPFKVNLKPMEPFFVLQGEDGHLFLLLNNRDVAVGYALSVACIRPDTPEFNFSYKLTASGKESSVRLKASTTNIKEWKGVYPTKAFLLVPHDLFYSSGIMLLDVCIRKSNLVL from the exons ATGGCGAGGTTCTCGTTGGAAGACGAGGAGGAGGAGATGGCTGACggcaggaggaggaagaagaggagtggAGGAGCGGAGGAGATCGATCGAAGAAGTCCCAAAAGGGGCAAGAAATTAAAGACGAAAGGAAAGAAGGAGATGGGAAACGAGGTAGAAggggaggaggaggcggaggtgGCGGCCGtggaggaggaaggaggagaagggggagatgtggaagaagaggaggaggaggaggagaaggaggcggaGCAAGGAGATGGGGGTATGTCTTTTGGGAAGGAGAACGGCGATGGAGTTAGCGTCAGGATAGATCCTGATGTTCTTGATTGCTCCATCTGCTATGAGCCCCTGCGCCCGCCTCTATTCCAG TGTTCAAATGGGCATGTTGCATGCTGTTCTTGCTGGTCCAAGCTTGATCATAAGTGCTACCTCTGCTCCCATGAAATCAGCTTCAGCCGCAATCTAGCACTTGAGAAGATTGTCGAGTCTATTAAAATTTCTTGCCGTCATGCCAAATATGGTTGCAGGAGAACTATCAACTACACGCAGAGAGATCATCATGAAGAAACATGTATTTATGCACCATGCCACTGCCCTGTTTCTGATTGCACATACAGCGGGTCTACAGTGATGCTATCAGCACATTTTAGTAGCAAACATAGCAAGTCTTCTAAGAGATTCTGCTATGGTCAGCCCTTTAAAGTTAACTTGAAGCCAATGGAGCCATTTTTTGTCCTCCAGGGCGAAGATGGTCATCTCTTCCTCCTCCTTAACAATAGGGATGTGGCCGTGGGTTATGCCCTTTCAGTTGCCTGTATCCGACCAGACACTCCGGAGTTCAATTTCTCTTATAAACTTACAGCAAGTGGTAAGGAAAGTTCTGTCAGGTTGAAGGCTTCCACAACAAATATTAAAGAATGGAAGGGGGTTTATCCTACCAAGGCTTTTCTTTTGGTTCCCCATGACCTTTTTTATTCCTCTGGGATAATGCTACTGGATGTTTGTATTAGGAAATCAAATCTTGTGCTCTAA